The following proteins are co-located in the Dietzia timorensis genome:
- the fdhD gene encoding formate dehydrogenase accessory sulfurtransferase FdhD, producing the protein MGRATTRMRVLRIGPAAQGGTRESGGERAEGAHSADSRPDTLVVEEPMEIRVNGTPLAVTMRTPGSDVELAQGFLLTEGVVAGREDIAIARYCNSVDDSGRNTYNVLDIALAPGVPEPSTDVERNFYTTSSCGVCGKASLDAIRTRTQHSPEGDPVRISTDTILGLPGKLREAQKIFSSTGGLHAAGLFTHDGELLCLREDVGRHNAVDKLVGWALENGHIPLRGTILMVSGRASFELVQKAVMAGIPAMAAVSAPSSLAVDLARESGMTLAGFVRGETMNIYAHPERTEP; encoded by the coding sequence GTGGGAAGAGCGACAACTCGAATGCGGGTGCTACGCATCGGTCCCGCCGCGCAGGGAGGCACGAGGGAGTCCGGAGGCGAGCGGGCGGAGGGCGCGCATTCCGCCGACTCGCGCCCCGATACCCTCGTGGTCGAAGAGCCGATGGAGATTCGTGTCAACGGCACGCCGCTGGCGGTCACCATGCGTACTCCGGGGTCGGACGTGGAGCTCGCCCAGGGGTTTCTCCTCACCGAGGGAGTGGTCGCGGGGCGCGAGGATATCGCGATTGCGCGCTACTGCAATAGTGTCGACGACTCTGGCCGCAACACCTACAACGTGCTGGACATCGCCCTGGCGCCCGGCGTGCCCGAACCCTCTACGGATGTCGAGCGCAACTTCTATACGACCTCGTCGTGTGGGGTGTGCGGCAAAGCCTCGCTCGACGCGATCCGCACGCGCACCCAGCATTCCCCTGAGGGCGACCCCGTGCGGATTTCCACAGACACCATTCTCGGCCTGCCCGGCAAGCTGCGCGAGGCGCAGAAGATCTTCTCGTCTACCGGCGGCCTTCACGCTGCGGGGCTATTCACCCATGACGGCGAGCTGCTGTGTCTGCGAGAGGACGTGGGCCGCCACAATGCCGTGGATAAACTCGTCGGCTGGGCACTGGAAAATGGCCACATCCCGCTACGGGGAACGATTCTGATGGTTTCGGGGCGCGCCTCTTTCGAGTTGGTCCAGAAGGCGGTGATGGCGGGGATTCCCGCGATGGCCGCGGTTTCGGCTCCCTCCTCGCTGGCCGTCGACCTCGCCAGGGAATCGGGAATGACGCTCGCCGGCTTCGTACGGGGTGAAACGATGAATATCTACGCACACCCCGAGAGGACGGAGCCGTGA
- a CDS encoding DNA alkylation repair protein, translating to MAADTTSTPNATDLVKELADLEDAKVRAVNEKHGDAHGINLTKLRAVAKRVKTQHELSVELWATENPNARLLALLICSPRKFDGDSLDKMLRQSQSPKEQDWLVNYVVKKNKSAEELRIRWLADEDSNVSSAGWALTSDRVNKKSEGLDLSALLDEIETSMREAPERLQWAMNMCLAYIGIESPEHRERARQIGERLEVLKDYPTPPNCTSPFAPIWIDEMVRRKEETA from the coding sequence ATGGCCGCTGATACGACATCGACACCGAACGCCACCGATCTGGTGAAAGAGCTCGCCGATCTCGAGGACGCGAAAGTCCGAGCCGTCAACGAGAAACACGGCGACGCTCACGGCATCAATCTGACCAAGCTGCGCGCCGTTGCGAAGCGAGTAAAGACTCAGCACGAGCTTTCGGTGGAGTTGTGGGCGACCGAGAATCCGAATGCCAGGCTGCTTGCGTTGCTCATTTGTAGCCCGAGGAAATTCGACGGCGATTCGCTCGACAAGATGCTTCGCCAGTCCCAGTCGCCGAAAGAACAGGACTGGCTTGTCAACTATGTCGTGAAGAAGAACAAGAGCGCCGAAGAGCTGCGCATTCGGTGGCTCGCCGACGAGGACAGCAACGTTTCGAGCGCGGGTTGGGCGCTGACGAGTGACAGAGTCAACAAGAAGTCTGAAGGGCTCGACTTGTCGGCGCTTCTCGATGAGATCGAGACCTCGATGCGTGAGGCGCCGGAACGTCTGCAGTGGGCAATGAACATGTGCCTGGCCTACATCGGTATCGAGAGCCCGGAGCATCGAGAACGCGCTCGGCAGATCGGGGAGCGGTTGGAAGTTCTCAAGGACTACCCGACACCACCCAATTGCACCTCACCCTTCGCGCCAATCTGGATCGACGAAATGGTCAGACGCAA
- a CDS encoding (2,3-dihydroxybenzoyl)adenylate synthase gives MTSSVEVPHSNLELPKEFYPHEFAEKYRAAGYWTDATFAEFIPDAAKRFGDSEAVVGRDHRGQDVRYTYAELDVETAVLASGLAAHDIRRGDRVLVQLPNITDYAVVVFALFRLGAIPVFCLPAHRESEIEHFIATAKASAFITVGEFGGFDHRALARKVLSGLAERGEAPRPLVIVADEGAGEFVSLGAVRDSAVMGEKEQAEPDPEGLAFLQLSGGTTGTPKLIPRTHADYLYSIREQSAVAGCSGETRMLVVLPAAHNFTMSSPGIIGVLMHGGTVVFCTDPTPTAAFSAIEAERCTMVSLVPPLALTWLATRGMIDKDLSSLQVMQVGGAKFPEVAARRIGPELGATVQQVFGMAEGLCNFTRLDDPEDLRASTQGHPVSPGDEIEIRNDAGELVSPGERGNLWTRGPYTIRGYLGGVDAESFDDRGFYCSGDIVRRRSNGYLVVEGRAKDQINRGGEKISAEEIENHLLAHPDVADVALVAVPDKFLGERSCAYVISPAPPSAEQLKSFVRERGVAEYKVPDRFEFADAFPPTGVGKTSRRELRRYLADLLD, from the coding sequence ATGACGTCGAGCGTCGAAGTACCTCATAGCAATCTGGAGCTCCCCAAGGAGTTTTACCCCCACGAATTCGCGGAAAAGTACCGCGCTGCAGGGTACTGGACGGACGCCACCTTCGCTGAGTTCATCCCGGACGCGGCGAAGCGCTTCGGCGACTCCGAGGCGGTTGTCGGCCGAGACCACCGTGGACAGGACGTGCGCTACACGTACGCGGAGCTTGACGTCGAGACCGCCGTACTCGCTTCGGGACTCGCCGCGCACGATATCCGCCGAGGAGATCGAGTTCTGGTGCAGCTTCCGAACATCACCGACTACGCAGTCGTGGTGTTCGCTCTGTTCCGCCTCGGTGCCATCCCGGTGTTCTGCCTGCCGGCGCACCGCGAATCCGAGATCGAGCACTTCATCGCCACCGCGAAGGCGAGCGCGTTCATCACTGTCGGGGAATTCGGCGGGTTCGACCACCGCGCGCTTGCGCGCAAGGTCCTCAGCGGCCTCGCAGAGCGCGGAGAGGCTCCGCGTCCGCTGGTTATCGTCGCGGACGAGGGCGCCGGCGAGTTCGTCTCGCTCGGCGCGGTGCGCGACTCCGCCGTCATGGGCGAAAAAGAGCAGGCCGAGCCCGACCCCGAGGGGCTGGCGTTCCTGCAGTTGTCGGGAGGCACGACCGGCACGCCGAAGTTGATTCCGCGCACCCATGCCGACTACCTGTATTCGATCCGCGAGCAGTCTGCGGTCGCCGGGTGTTCGGGCGAGACGCGGATGCTCGTGGTGTTGCCGGCGGCGCACAATTTCACGATGAGCTCACCGGGAATCATCGGCGTGCTCATGCACGGCGGCACCGTCGTCTTCTGCACCGATCCCACCCCGACAGCGGCGTTCTCCGCGATCGAGGCCGAACGGTGCACCATGGTCTCGCTCGTCCCGCCGTTGGCGCTGACCTGGCTCGCCACGCGAGGAATGATCGACAAGGATCTGTCGTCTCTGCAGGTGATGCAAGTCGGCGGCGCGAAATTCCCCGAGGTCGCTGCGCGCCGGATCGGCCCCGAGCTCGGCGCCACCGTTCAGCAGGTGTTCGGGATGGCCGAGGGGTTGTGCAACTTCACCCGCCTCGACGACCCCGAAGACCTACGCGCTAGCACCCAGGGCCATCCGGTCTCCCCGGGCGACGAGATCGAGATCAGGAATGACGCCGGAGAACTGGTCTCCCCCGGAGAACGTGGCAATCTCTGGACCCGCGGTCCATATACGATCCGCGGATACCTCGGCGGCGTGGATGCCGAATCGTTCGACGACCGTGGCTTTTACTGTTCCGGAGACATCGTGCGGCGCCGGAGTAACGGCTACCTGGTGGTGGAGGGGCGCGCGAAGGACCAGATCAACCGTGGTGGAGAGAAGATCTCGGCCGAGGAGATCGAGAATCATCTGCTCGCGCACCCCGATGTCGCCGACGTGGCGCTCGTGGCCGTACCGGACAAGTTCCTGGGTGAGCGTTCGTGCGCGTACGTGATCTCCCCCGCCCCGCCGAGCGCCGAGCAGCTCAAGTCGTTCGTGCGTGAACGCGGTGTCGCCGAGTACAAGGTTCCCGACCGCTTCGAGTTCGCCGACGCCTTCCCCCCTACAGGTGTAGGAAAGACCAGTCGGCGCGAACTTCGCCGCTACCTCGCCGACCTCCTCGACTAG
- a CDS encoding phosphopantetheine-binding protein — MALSEQRIIDDVAQILEVDADTISRETALADAGLDSLRMVMLVENWRSEGNEVDFQELISLPTLGQWIDALGAA; from the coding sequence ATGGCCCTGTCCGAACAACGGATCATCGACGATGTCGCCCAGATTCTCGAGGTCGACGCCGACACGATTTCCCGTGAGACCGCGCTCGCCGACGCGGGGCTGGATTCCCTACGGATGGTCATGCTCGTGGAGAACTGGCGCTCCGAGGGAAACGAGGTCGATTTCCAGGAGCTGATCTCGCTGCCCACCCTCGGACAATGGATCGATGCGCTTGGGGCTGCGTGA
- a CDS encoding alpha/beta hydrolase-fold protein has protein sequence MRTNILPGGFIDEVDLDTALSGASASDVESFWSDVAELGTPLVENDSKRVTFLWRRTPGDDVGSVYLFLNRVTDKDNIPLGMMNRVEGTDIWVRTLELTYTTRATYCFRELAPGQVQEVGPPRLERGGMQFDPLNGLPPTAQIEGRYGMSVFRGGLCPAQPEWESAPALRHRIRGEVVESTAPFPGADGFTDKPCHLYLPPAAAGTAEMPLLTMFDAEKWFGGLGLPRALDFAIAEGILPPLAVVSVANTSMRDRMESLGTGFDFLRHVAEHLVPWAEEQATERDIALAPRGSRERLVAGESLGGLSALCAVLEHPDAWGSAIAQSPSLWRTPQRSGSPLDMHSRGGGEWIIEQFTTPPSVDPAPRVRLSVGTREGPSLPRVHQLALTMKESGWDGEIHVYDGGHDDSCWRGELFAHLAELLRN, from the coding sequence ATGCGAACGAACATACTTCCGGGCGGATTCATCGATGAGGTGGATCTCGACACCGCCTTGTCCGGAGCCTCGGCTAGCGATGTGGAGTCGTTCTGGTCCGATGTGGCCGAGCTTGGCACGCCGCTCGTCGAGAACGATTCGAAGCGCGTGACGTTCCTGTGGCGGCGTACACCCGGCGACGACGTCGGTTCGGTGTATCTATTCCTCAACCGGGTCACCGACAAGGACAATATCCCGCTCGGGATGATGAACCGTGTAGAGGGCACAGATATCTGGGTGCGCACCCTGGAGCTGACCTATACCACTCGCGCGACCTATTGCTTCCGTGAGCTGGCCCCGGGCCAGGTGCAAGAAGTCGGACCTCCGCGCCTCGAGCGAGGCGGCATGCAGTTCGATCCGCTCAACGGGCTACCACCAACCGCGCAGATCGAGGGCCGCTACGGCATGTCGGTGTTCCGCGGTGGACTCTGCCCCGCGCAACCAGAATGGGAATCCGCACCGGCACTGCGCCACCGGATTCGCGGCGAGGTCGTCGAGTCCACAGCCCCATTTCCCGGCGCCGACGGCTTCACCGATAAGCCGTGCCATCTCTATCTTCCCCCCGCTGCCGCCGGAACCGCAGAGATGCCGCTTCTCACGATGTTCGATGCGGAGAAATGGTTCGGCGGGCTGGGACTTCCCCGCGCCCTCGACTTCGCGATCGCCGAGGGGATTCTTCCGCCGTTAGCTGTTGTGTCCGTCGCGAACACCTCGATGCGCGACCGCATGGAATCGCTGGGCACCGGATTCGACTTCCTTCGCCACGTCGCCGAACACCTCGTGCCCTGGGCCGAAGAACAGGCCACCGAAAGAGACATTGCGCTCGCTCCGCGCGGATCTCGGGAACGACTTGTCGCCGGCGAGAGCCTTGGCGGGCTGTCCGCTCTGTGCGCAGTACTCGAGCACCCCGATGCGTGGGGCTCTGCGATCGCGCAATCGCCCTCGCTGTGGCGCACACCTCAGCGGAGCGGCTCGCCCCTGGATATGCACTCCCGCGGCGGCGGGGAATGGATCATCGAGCAGTTCACCACGCCACCGAGCGTGGACCCGGCCCCACGAGTCCGTCTGTCCGTCGGCACGAGGGAGGGGCCGAGCCTGCCGCGCGTGCACCAGCTCGCGCTGACGATGAAGGAGTCGGGCTGGGACGGCGAGATCCACGTCTACGACGGCGGGCACGACGATTCCTGTTGGCGCGGCGAACTCTTTGCTCACCTCGCAGAACTTCTAAGGAATTAG